The Shinella zoogloeoides genome includes a region encoding these proteins:
- the kdpF gene encoding K(+)-transporting ATPase subunit F, translating into MSFDYAFGGAVAVFLTIYLAYALIRPERF; encoded by the coding sequence ATGTCGTTCGATTATGCGTTCGGCGGCGCCGTTGCCGTCTTCCTGACCATTTACCTCGCCTACGCCCTCATTCGCCCGGAACGCTTCTGA